The following are from one region of the Coffea eugenioides isolate CCC68of chromosome 2, Ceug_1.0, whole genome shotgun sequence genome:
- the LOC113760932 gene encoding uncharacterized protein LOC113760932 isoform X5 translates to MEAAAGVAAARGVSLSVPSSQPSRKEWRVVSETSVRSSSNEELERSKLGQSDERLIYEQRLHSVVKQREELQQMETELRAQLIARGEIMEMRSTYDAHIKEHENAKIKLQEQLREKEQRILELERKMEDKERELHAIRLDNEAQAWAKEDLLREQSKELQTYRRERDNTEAERAQHIKQIHELQEHFQEKDRQLMELQEQNRIAQENILFKDEQLREAQAWITRVQEMDALQSTTNHSLQAELRERTEQYNQLWLGCQRQFGEMERLHLHIQQLQHELADARERSNTYADASHVSQTNPRDVSQIGKSNSGHLDMSGSGSPGESSSLPNGNADNASFVSVGNASVQADHAHGVPIAPSSLLGMPTYLPHGQMTAVHPFVVHQQGVPHSVPSHVGHFHSVPAMSSLQQWQNQQAVSEGAATHDQHSLQTEPNMLRSDSNYNYESSVNGQVLHSGYMNVNISQGMEPHSVVSSSNVEGQPVESIDTSYLSGAQPQQSLQQISSQFHDALRLDSLAHVNDTKEKNVNSLSNSPMEVQGLMMEKSGSVSNESSSEEANHAANLSESTMDTAAEVILSESFAATGQKNTGIGGKLSEANLLDERSLLACIVRTIPPGSGGRIRITTTLPNRLGKMIAPLHWHDYKKKYGKLDEFVSSHPELFVIDGDYIQLREGAQEIIAATAAVAKVAAAAAAAVTSSYSSLVPSVAVTPMAQSHRLKKAPSMESTSGKSDRSIFKEYAVSRPSNAIDNSSQLSAMKNQHPNGVSFSNSEGVSNVKILSKPKDHTGMNSSESRHGQTTLLTYGNGTNSEKNDFGSSQNKGSTQWKTSGSVVGNQQGRVVGAAASPRR, encoded by the exons ATGGAGGCCGCGGCAGGTGTTGCAGCCGCACGCGGTGTTTCTCTGTCCGTGCCCTCGTCTCAACCTTCTCGCAAAGAATGGAGGGTTGTTTCCGAAACATCGGTTCGAAGTTCCAGCAACGAG GAATTGGAGCGTTCAAAGTTGGGGCAATCGGATGAGAGATTGATATACGAG CAGAGGCTGCATAGCGTGGTGAAACAAAGAGAGGAGTTGCAGCAGATGGAGACCGAACTTCGCGCTCAACTTATAGCAAGGGGAGAAATTATGGAGATGCGGAGCACTTATGATGCTCATATCAAAGAgcatgaaaatgccaaaatcaAGCTTCAG GAGCAACTGCGAGAGAAGGAACAAAGGATACTCGAGTTGGAGAGAAAGATGGAAGACAAAGAAAGGGAGCTGCACGCTATCAGACTAGACAATGAAGCG CAGGCATGGGCTAAAGAGGATCTTCTTAGAGAGCAGAGCAAAGAGCTACAAACGTACAG GAGGGAGCGAGATAACACCGAGGCTGAAAGAGCCCAGCATATCAAACAAATCCATGAACTTCAGGAACATTTTCAAGAAAAGGACCGACAGCTGATGGAGTTGCAGGAACAG AATAGGATTGCTCAAGAGAACATCCTCTTCAAAGATGAACAGTTGAGAGAGGCCCAGGCTTGGATAACTCGTGTACAGGAGATGGATGCACTACAATCAACTACTAACCACTCTTTACAGGCTGAACTTCGAGAACGCACAGAGCAATATAATCAGCTTTGGCTTGGTTGTCAAAGACAG TTTGGTGAGATGGAGCGTCTTCATCTCCATATACAACAGCTGCAGCATGAATTGGCTGATGCAAGAGAAAGAAGCAACACATACGCAGATGCCTCACATGTTTCTCAGACAAATCCAAGGGATGTTTCCCAGATTGGAAAGAGCAATAGTGGCCACCTGGATATGAGTGGAAGTGGTTCACCTGGTGAAAGCTCTAGCCTACCTAATGGAAATGCTGATAATGCTTCGTTTGTTTCAGTAGGCAATGCATCAGTGCAG GCTGATCATGCCCATGGTGTTCCAATTGCTCCTTCATCCCTACTTGGGATGCCAACTTACCTTCCACATGGACAGATGACTGCCGTGCATCCCTTTGTGGTGCATCAGCAAGGGGTACCTCATTCTGTACCATCACATGTTGGACATTTTCACTCTGTGCCAGCAATGTCATCACTTCAGCAGTGGCAAAACCAACAG GCTGTATCAGAGGGTGCAGCAACTCATGATCAACATTCTCTACAAACTGAACCTAACATGTTGAGGTCGGATTCCAATTACAACTATGAATCCTCTGTAAATGGTCAGGTTCTTCATTCGGGTTATATGAACGTTAACATCAGCCAAGGAATGGAACCTCATTCTGTGGTTTCATCCTCAAATGTGGAGGGACAG CCAGTTGAATCCATAGATACAAGCTACCTTTCTGGAGCCCAACCTCAGCAGAGCTTGCAACAAATATCTTCCCAGTTTCATGATGCTTTGAGATTGGATTCTCTTGCACACGTTAACGACACAAAG GAGAAGAATGTCAACTCATTATCTAATTCTCCTATGGAGGTGCAAGGTTTAATGATGGAGAAAAGTGGCTCTGTCTCCAATGAATCATCTTCTGAAGAAGCAAATCATGCTGCAAATCTGAGCGAAAGTACAATGGATACTGCTGCAGAAGTCATTCTTTCTGAATCCTTCGCTGCTACGGGTCAGAAAAATACAGGTATAGGTGGAAAATTATCAGAGGCTAATCTACTTGATGAAAGATCATTATTAGCTTGCATCGTCCGTACAATTCCACCAGGATCTGGAGGTAGAATAAGGATCACCACAACG CTTCCAAATAGACTTGGTAAAATGATTGCCCCTCTACATTGGCATGATTACAAAAAGAAGTATGGGAAGCTTGATGAGTTTGTCTCCAGCCATCCTGAA TTATTTGTAATTGATGGAGACTACATACAACTTCGAGAAGGCGCACAAGAAATCATAGCAGCCACAGCAGCTGTTGCTAaggttgctgctgctgctgctgccgcTGTAACATCGTCTTACTCATCATTGGTGCCTTCTGTTGCTGTGACTCCGATGGCTCAGTCTCACCGGTTGAAGAAAGCTCCATCAATGGAGTCCACATCTGGAAAGTCTGACAGGAGCATTTTTAAGGAGTATGCAGTGTCCAGGCCTTCAAATGCCATCGATAACTCATCTCAGCTATCTGCAATGAAGAACCAGCATCCAAATGGTGTTTCCTTTAGCAACAGTGAAGGTGTGTCAAATGTAAAAATCTTGAGTAAACCTAAGGATCACACGGGAATGAATAGCTCTGAGAGCAGGCATGGGCAAACTACTCTATTGACATATGGAAATGGAACAAATTCTGAGAAGAATGATTTTGGCAGCTCCCAAAACAAGGGTTCAACTCAATGGAAGACCAGTGGGAGTGTAGTTGGAAATCAGCAGGGCAG GGTGGTTGGTGCTGCTGCAAGTCCTAGGAGATA G
- the LOC113760932 gene encoding uncharacterized protein LOC113760932 isoform X4, which yields MEAAAGVAAARGVSLSVPSSQPSRKEWRVVSETSVRSSSNEELERSKLGQSDERLIYEGREPADVDFCSITIDGSLDNDILQQRLHSVVKQREELQQMETELRAQLIARGEIMEMRSTYDAHIKEHENAKIKLQEQLREKEQRILELERKMEDKERELHAIRLDNEAQAWAKEDLLREQSKELQTYRRERDNTEAERAQHIKQIHELQEHFQEKDRQLMELQEQNRIAQENILFKDEQLREAQAWITRVQEMDALQSTTNHSLQAELRERTEQYNQLWLGCQRQFGEMERLHLHIQQLQHELADARERSNTYADASHVSQTNPRDVSQIGKSNSGHLDMSGSGSPGESSSLPNGNADNASFVSVGNASVQADHAHGVPIAPSSLLGMPTYLPHGQMTAVHPFVVHQQGVPHSVPSHVGHFHSVPAMSSLQQWQNQQAVSEGAATHDQHSLQTEPNMLRSDSNYNYESSVNGQVLHSGYMNVNISQGMEPHSVVSSSNVEGQPVESIDTSYLSGAQPQQSLQQISSQFHDALRLDSLAHVNDTKEKNVNSLSNSPMEVQGLMMEKSGSVSNESSSEEANHAANLSESTMDTAAEVILSESFAATGQKNTGIGGKLSEANLLDERSLLACIVRTIPPGSGGRIRITTTLPNRLGKMIAPLHWHDYKKKYGKLDEFVSSHPELFVIDGDYIQLREGAQEIIAATAAVAKVAAAAAAAVTSSYSSLVPSVAVTPMAQSHRLKKAPSMESTSGKSDRSIFKEYAVSRPSNAIDNSSQLSAMKNQHPNGVSFSNSEGVSNVKILSKPKDHTGMNSSESRHGQTTLLTYGNGTNSEKNDFGSSQNKGSTQWKTSGSVVGNQQGRVVGAAASPRR from the exons ATGGAGGCCGCGGCAGGTGTTGCAGCCGCACGCGGTGTTTCTCTGTCCGTGCCCTCGTCTCAACCTTCTCGCAAAGAATGGAGGGTTGTTTCCGAAACATCGGTTCGAAGTTCCAGCAACGAG GAATTGGAGCGTTCAAAGTTGGGGCAATCGGATGAGAGATTGATATACGAG GGAAGAGAGCCGGCTGATGTGGATTTCTGTTCCATTACCATTGACGGAAGTTTGGACAATGATATTTTGCAGCAGAGGCTGCATAGCGTGGTGAAACAAAGAGAGGAGTTGCAGCAGATGGAGACCGAACTTCGCGCTCAACTTATAGCAAGGGGAGAAATTATGGAGATGCGGAGCACTTATGATGCTCATATCAAAGAgcatgaaaatgccaaaatcaAGCTTCAG GAGCAACTGCGAGAGAAGGAACAAAGGATACTCGAGTTGGAGAGAAAGATGGAAGACAAAGAAAGGGAGCTGCACGCTATCAGACTAGACAATGAAGCG CAGGCATGGGCTAAAGAGGATCTTCTTAGAGAGCAGAGCAAAGAGCTACAAACGTACAG GAGGGAGCGAGATAACACCGAGGCTGAAAGAGCCCAGCATATCAAACAAATCCATGAACTTCAGGAACATTTTCAAGAAAAGGACCGACAGCTGATGGAGTTGCAGGAACAG AATAGGATTGCTCAAGAGAACATCCTCTTCAAAGATGAACAGTTGAGAGAGGCCCAGGCTTGGATAACTCGTGTACAGGAGATGGATGCACTACAATCAACTACTAACCACTCTTTACAGGCTGAACTTCGAGAACGCACAGAGCAATATAATCAGCTTTGGCTTGGTTGTCAAAGACAG TTTGGTGAGATGGAGCGTCTTCATCTCCATATACAACAGCTGCAGCATGAATTGGCTGATGCAAGAGAAAGAAGCAACACATACGCAGATGCCTCACATGTTTCTCAGACAAATCCAAGGGATGTTTCCCAGATTGGAAAGAGCAATAGTGGCCACCTGGATATGAGTGGAAGTGGTTCACCTGGTGAAAGCTCTAGCCTACCTAATGGAAATGCTGATAATGCTTCGTTTGTTTCAGTAGGCAATGCATCAGTGCAG GCTGATCATGCCCATGGTGTTCCAATTGCTCCTTCATCCCTACTTGGGATGCCAACTTACCTTCCACATGGACAGATGACTGCCGTGCATCCCTTTGTGGTGCATCAGCAAGGGGTACCTCATTCTGTACCATCACATGTTGGACATTTTCACTCTGTGCCAGCAATGTCATCACTTCAGCAGTGGCAAAACCAACAG GCTGTATCAGAGGGTGCAGCAACTCATGATCAACATTCTCTACAAACTGAACCTAACATGTTGAGGTCGGATTCCAATTACAACTATGAATCCTCTGTAAATGGTCAGGTTCTTCATTCGGGTTATATGAACGTTAACATCAGCCAAGGAATGGAACCTCATTCTGTGGTTTCATCCTCAAATGTGGAGGGACAG CCAGTTGAATCCATAGATACAAGCTACCTTTCTGGAGCCCAACCTCAGCAGAGCTTGCAACAAATATCTTCCCAGTTTCATGATGCTTTGAGATTGGATTCTCTTGCACACGTTAACGACACAAAG GAGAAGAATGTCAACTCATTATCTAATTCTCCTATGGAGGTGCAAGGTTTAATGATGGAGAAAAGTGGCTCTGTCTCCAATGAATCATCTTCTGAAGAAGCAAATCATGCTGCAAATCTGAGCGAAAGTACAATGGATACTGCTGCAGAAGTCATTCTTTCTGAATCCTTCGCTGCTACGGGTCAGAAAAATACAGGTATAGGTGGAAAATTATCAGAGGCTAATCTACTTGATGAAAGATCATTATTAGCTTGCATCGTCCGTACAATTCCACCAGGATCTGGAGGTAGAATAAGGATCACCACAACG CTTCCAAATAGACTTGGTAAAATGATTGCCCCTCTACATTGGCATGATTACAAAAAGAAGTATGGGAAGCTTGATGAGTTTGTCTCCAGCCATCCTGAA TTATTTGTAATTGATGGAGACTACATACAACTTCGAGAAGGCGCACAAGAAATCATAGCAGCCACAGCAGCTGTTGCTAaggttgctgctgctgctgctgccgcTGTAACATCGTCTTACTCATCATTGGTGCCTTCTGTTGCTGTGACTCCGATGGCTCAGTCTCACCGGTTGAAGAAAGCTCCATCAATGGAGTCCACATCTGGAAAGTCTGACAGGAGCATTTTTAAGGAGTATGCAGTGTCCAGGCCTTCAAATGCCATCGATAACTCATCTCAGCTATCTGCAATGAAGAACCAGCATCCAAATGGTGTTTCCTTTAGCAACAGTGAAGGTGTGTCAAATGTAAAAATCTTGAGTAAACCTAAGGATCACACGGGAATGAATAGCTCTGAGAGCAGGCATGGGCAAACTACTCTATTGACATATGGAAATGGAACAAATTCTGAGAAGAATGATTTTGGCAGCTCCCAAAACAAGGGTTCAACTCAATGGAAGACCAGTGGGAGTGTAGTTGGAAATCAGCAGGGCAG GGTGGTTGGTGCTGCTGCAAGTCCTAGGAGATA G
- the LOC113760932 gene encoding uncharacterized protein LOC113760932 isoform X1, protein MEAAAGVAAARGVSLSVPSSQPSRKEWRVVSETSVRSSSNEELERSKLGQSDERLIYEVQQGREPADVDFCSITIDGSLDNDILQQRLHSVVKQREELQQMETELRAQLIARGEIMEMRSTYDAHIKEHENAKIKLQEQLREKEQRILELERKMEDKERELHAIRLDNEAQAWAKEDLLREQSKELQTYRRERDNTEAERAQHIKQIHELQEHFQEKDRQLMELQEQNRIAQENILFKDEQLREAQAWITRVQEMDALQSTTNHSLQAELRERTEQYNQLWLGCQRQFGEMERLHLHIQQLQHELADARERSNTYADASHVSQTNPRDVSQIGKSNSGHLDMSGSGSPGESSSLPNGNADNASFVSVGNASVQADHAHGVPIAPSSLLGMPTYLPHGQMTAVHPFVVHQQGVPHSVPSHVGHFHSVPAMSSLQQWQNQQAVSEGAATHDQHSLQTEPNMLRSDSNYNYESSVNGQVLHSGYMNVNISQGMEPHSVVSSSNVEGQPVESIDTSYLSGAQPQQSLQQISSQFHDALRLDSLAHVNDTKEKNVNSLSNSPMEVQGLMMEKSGSVSNESSSEEANHAANLSESTMDTAAEVILSESFAATGQKNTGIGGKLSEANLLDERSLLACIVRTIPPGSGGRIRITTTLPNRLGKMIAPLHWHDYKKKYGKLDEFVSSHPELFVIDGDYIQLREGAQEIIAATAAVAKVAAAAAAAVTSSYSSLVPSVAVTPMAQSHRLKKAPSMESTSGKSDRSIFKEYAVSRPSNAIDNSSQLSAMKNQHPNGVSFSNSEGVSNVKILSKPKDHTGMNSSESRHGQTTLLTYGNGTNSEKNDFGSSQNKGSTQWKTSGSVVGNQQGRVVGAAASPRR, encoded by the exons ATGGAGGCCGCGGCAGGTGTTGCAGCCGCACGCGGTGTTTCTCTGTCCGTGCCCTCGTCTCAACCTTCTCGCAAAGAATGGAGGGTTGTTTCCGAAACATCGGTTCGAAGTTCCAGCAACGAG GAATTGGAGCGTTCAAAGTTGGGGCAATCGGATGAGAGATTGATATACGAG GTGCAACAGGGAAGAGAGCCGGCTGATGTGGATTTCTGTTCCATTACCATTGACGGAAGTTTGGACAATGATATTTTGCAGCAGAGGCTGCATAGCGTGGTGAAACAAAGAGAGGAGTTGCAGCAGATGGAGACCGAACTTCGCGCTCAACTTATAGCAAGGGGAGAAATTATGGAGATGCGGAGCACTTATGATGCTCATATCAAAGAgcatgaaaatgccaaaatcaAGCTTCAG GAGCAACTGCGAGAGAAGGAACAAAGGATACTCGAGTTGGAGAGAAAGATGGAAGACAAAGAAAGGGAGCTGCACGCTATCAGACTAGACAATGAAGCG CAGGCATGGGCTAAAGAGGATCTTCTTAGAGAGCAGAGCAAAGAGCTACAAACGTACAG GAGGGAGCGAGATAACACCGAGGCTGAAAGAGCCCAGCATATCAAACAAATCCATGAACTTCAGGAACATTTTCAAGAAAAGGACCGACAGCTGATGGAGTTGCAGGAACAG AATAGGATTGCTCAAGAGAACATCCTCTTCAAAGATGAACAGTTGAGAGAGGCCCAGGCTTGGATAACTCGTGTACAGGAGATGGATGCACTACAATCAACTACTAACCACTCTTTACAGGCTGAACTTCGAGAACGCACAGAGCAATATAATCAGCTTTGGCTTGGTTGTCAAAGACAG TTTGGTGAGATGGAGCGTCTTCATCTCCATATACAACAGCTGCAGCATGAATTGGCTGATGCAAGAGAAAGAAGCAACACATACGCAGATGCCTCACATGTTTCTCAGACAAATCCAAGGGATGTTTCCCAGATTGGAAAGAGCAATAGTGGCCACCTGGATATGAGTGGAAGTGGTTCACCTGGTGAAAGCTCTAGCCTACCTAATGGAAATGCTGATAATGCTTCGTTTGTTTCAGTAGGCAATGCATCAGTGCAG GCTGATCATGCCCATGGTGTTCCAATTGCTCCTTCATCCCTACTTGGGATGCCAACTTACCTTCCACATGGACAGATGACTGCCGTGCATCCCTTTGTGGTGCATCAGCAAGGGGTACCTCATTCTGTACCATCACATGTTGGACATTTTCACTCTGTGCCAGCAATGTCATCACTTCAGCAGTGGCAAAACCAACAG GCTGTATCAGAGGGTGCAGCAACTCATGATCAACATTCTCTACAAACTGAACCTAACATGTTGAGGTCGGATTCCAATTACAACTATGAATCCTCTGTAAATGGTCAGGTTCTTCATTCGGGTTATATGAACGTTAACATCAGCCAAGGAATGGAACCTCATTCTGTGGTTTCATCCTCAAATGTGGAGGGACAG CCAGTTGAATCCATAGATACAAGCTACCTTTCTGGAGCCCAACCTCAGCAGAGCTTGCAACAAATATCTTCCCAGTTTCATGATGCTTTGAGATTGGATTCTCTTGCACACGTTAACGACACAAAG GAGAAGAATGTCAACTCATTATCTAATTCTCCTATGGAGGTGCAAGGTTTAATGATGGAGAAAAGTGGCTCTGTCTCCAATGAATCATCTTCTGAAGAAGCAAATCATGCTGCAAATCTGAGCGAAAGTACAATGGATACTGCTGCAGAAGTCATTCTTTCTGAATCCTTCGCTGCTACGGGTCAGAAAAATACAGGTATAGGTGGAAAATTATCAGAGGCTAATCTACTTGATGAAAGATCATTATTAGCTTGCATCGTCCGTACAATTCCACCAGGATCTGGAGGTAGAATAAGGATCACCACAACG CTTCCAAATAGACTTGGTAAAATGATTGCCCCTCTACATTGGCATGATTACAAAAAGAAGTATGGGAAGCTTGATGAGTTTGTCTCCAGCCATCCTGAA TTATTTGTAATTGATGGAGACTACATACAACTTCGAGAAGGCGCACAAGAAATCATAGCAGCCACAGCAGCTGTTGCTAaggttgctgctgctgctgctgccgcTGTAACATCGTCTTACTCATCATTGGTGCCTTCTGTTGCTGTGACTCCGATGGCTCAGTCTCACCGGTTGAAGAAAGCTCCATCAATGGAGTCCACATCTGGAAAGTCTGACAGGAGCATTTTTAAGGAGTATGCAGTGTCCAGGCCTTCAAATGCCATCGATAACTCATCTCAGCTATCTGCAATGAAGAACCAGCATCCAAATGGTGTTTCCTTTAGCAACAGTGAAGGTGTGTCAAATGTAAAAATCTTGAGTAAACCTAAGGATCACACGGGAATGAATAGCTCTGAGAGCAGGCATGGGCAAACTACTCTATTGACATATGGAAATGGAACAAATTCTGAGAAGAATGATTTTGGCAGCTCCCAAAACAAGGGTTCAACTCAATGGAAGACCAGTGGGAGTGTAGTTGGAAATCAGCAGGGCAG GGTGGTTGGTGCTGCTGCAAGTCCTAGGAGATA G
- the LOC113760932 gene encoding uncharacterized protein LOC113760932 isoform X3 → MEAAAGVAAARGVSLSVPSSQPSRKEWRVVSETSVRSSSNEELERSKLGQSDERLIYEVQQGREPADVDFCSITIDGSLDNDILQQRLHSVVKQREELQQMETELRAQLIARGEIMEMRSTYDAHIKEHENAKIKLQEQLREKEQRILELERKMEDKERELHAIRLDNEAAWAKEDLLREQSKELQTYRRERDNTEAERAQHIKQIHELQEHFQEKDRQLMELQEQNRIAQENILFKDEQLREAQAWITRVQEMDALQSTTNHSLQAELRERTEQYNQLWLGCQRQFGEMERLHLHIQQLQHELADARERSNTYADASHVSQTNPRDVSQIGKSNSGHLDMSGSGSPGESSSLPNGNADNASFVSVGNASVQADHAHGVPIAPSSLLGMPTYLPHGQMTAVHPFVVHQQGVPHSVPSHVGHFHSVPAMSSLQQWQNQQAVSEGAATHDQHSLQTEPNMLRSDSNYNYESSVNGQVLHSGYMNVNISQGMEPHSVVSSSNVEGQPVESIDTSYLSGAQPQQSLQQISSQFHDALRLDSLAHVNDTKEKNVNSLSNSPMEVQGLMMEKSGSVSNESSSEEANHAANLSESTMDTAAEVILSESFAATGQKNTGIGGKLSEANLLDERSLLACIVRTIPPGSGGRIRITTTLPNRLGKMIAPLHWHDYKKKYGKLDEFVSSHPELFVIDGDYIQLREGAQEIIAATAAVAKVAAAAAAAVTSSYSSLVPSVAVTPMAQSHRLKKAPSMESTSGKSDRSIFKEYAVSRPSNAIDNSSQLSAMKNQHPNGVSFSNSEGVSNVKILSKPKDHTGMNSSESRHGQTTLLTYGNGTNSEKNDFGSSQNKGSTQWKTSGSVVGNQQGRVVGAAASPRR, encoded by the exons ATGGAGGCCGCGGCAGGTGTTGCAGCCGCACGCGGTGTTTCTCTGTCCGTGCCCTCGTCTCAACCTTCTCGCAAAGAATGGAGGGTTGTTTCCGAAACATCGGTTCGAAGTTCCAGCAACGAG GAATTGGAGCGTTCAAAGTTGGGGCAATCGGATGAGAGATTGATATACGAG GTGCAACAGGGAAGAGAGCCGGCTGATGTGGATTTCTGTTCCATTACCATTGACGGAAGTTTGGACAATGATATTTTGCAGCAGAGGCTGCATAGCGTGGTGAAACAAAGAGAGGAGTTGCAGCAGATGGAGACCGAACTTCGCGCTCAACTTATAGCAAGGGGAGAAATTATGGAGATGCGGAGCACTTATGATGCTCATATCAAAGAgcatgaaaatgccaaaatcaAGCTTCAG GAGCAACTGCGAGAGAAGGAACAAAGGATACTCGAGTTGGAGAGAAAGATGGAAGACAAAGAAAGGGAGCTGCACGCTATCAGACTAGACAATGAAGCG GCATGGGCTAAAGAGGATCTTCTTAGAGAGCAGAGCAAAGAGCTACAAACGTACAG GAGGGAGCGAGATAACACCGAGGCTGAAAGAGCCCAGCATATCAAACAAATCCATGAACTTCAGGAACATTTTCAAGAAAAGGACCGACAGCTGATGGAGTTGCAGGAACAG AATAGGATTGCTCAAGAGAACATCCTCTTCAAAGATGAACAGTTGAGAGAGGCCCAGGCTTGGATAACTCGTGTACAGGAGATGGATGCACTACAATCAACTACTAACCACTCTTTACAGGCTGAACTTCGAGAACGCACAGAGCAATATAATCAGCTTTGGCTTGGTTGTCAAAGACAG TTTGGTGAGATGGAGCGTCTTCATCTCCATATACAACAGCTGCAGCATGAATTGGCTGATGCAAGAGAAAGAAGCAACACATACGCAGATGCCTCACATGTTTCTCAGACAAATCCAAGGGATGTTTCCCAGATTGGAAAGAGCAATAGTGGCCACCTGGATATGAGTGGAAGTGGTTCACCTGGTGAAAGCTCTAGCCTACCTAATGGAAATGCTGATAATGCTTCGTTTGTTTCAGTAGGCAATGCATCAGTGCAG GCTGATCATGCCCATGGTGTTCCAATTGCTCCTTCATCCCTACTTGGGATGCCAACTTACCTTCCACATGGACAGATGACTGCCGTGCATCCCTTTGTGGTGCATCAGCAAGGGGTACCTCATTCTGTACCATCACATGTTGGACATTTTCACTCTGTGCCAGCAATGTCATCACTTCAGCAGTGGCAAAACCAACAG GCTGTATCAGAGGGTGCAGCAACTCATGATCAACATTCTCTACAAACTGAACCTAACATGTTGAGGTCGGATTCCAATTACAACTATGAATCCTCTGTAAATGGTCAGGTTCTTCATTCGGGTTATATGAACGTTAACATCAGCCAAGGAATGGAACCTCATTCTGTGGTTTCATCCTCAAATGTGGAGGGACAG CCAGTTGAATCCATAGATACAAGCTACCTTTCTGGAGCCCAACCTCAGCAGAGCTTGCAACAAATATCTTCCCAGTTTCATGATGCTTTGAGATTGGATTCTCTTGCACACGTTAACGACACAAAG GAGAAGAATGTCAACTCATTATCTAATTCTCCTATGGAGGTGCAAGGTTTAATGATGGAGAAAAGTGGCTCTGTCTCCAATGAATCATCTTCTGAAGAAGCAAATCATGCTGCAAATCTGAGCGAAAGTACAATGGATACTGCTGCAGAAGTCATTCTTTCTGAATCCTTCGCTGCTACGGGTCAGAAAAATACAGGTATAGGTGGAAAATTATCAGAGGCTAATCTACTTGATGAAAGATCATTATTAGCTTGCATCGTCCGTACAATTCCACCAGGATCTGGAGGTAGAATAAGGATCACCACAACG CTTCCAAATAGACTTGGTAAAATGATTGCCCCTCTACATTGGCATGATTACAAAAAGAAGTATGGGAAGCTTGATGAGTTTGTCTCCAGCCATCCTGAA TTATTTGTAATTGATGGAGACTACATACAACTTCGAGAAGGCGCACAAGAAATCATAGCAGCCACAGCAGCTGTTGCTAaggttgctgctgctgctgctgccgcTGTAACATCGTCTTACTCATCATTGGTGCCTTCTGTTGCTGTGACTCCGATGGCTCAGTCTCACCGGTTGAAGAAAGCTCCATCAATGGAGTCCACATCTGGAAAGTCTGACAGGAGCATTTTTAAGGAGTATGCAGTGTCCAGGCCTTCAAATGCCATCGATAACTCATCTCAGCTATCTGCAATGAAGAACCAGCATCCAAATGGTGTTTCCTTTAGCAACAGTGAAGGTGTGTCAAATGTAAAAATCTTGAGTAAACCTAAGGATCACACGGGAATGAATAGCTCTGAGAGCAGGCATGGGCAAACTACTCTATTGACATATGGAAATGGAACAAATTCTGAGAAGAATGATTTTGGCAGCTCCCAAAACAAGGGTTCAACTCAATGGAAGACCAGTGGGAGTGTAGTTGGAAATCAGCAGGGCAG GGTGGTTGGTGCTGCTGCAAGTCCTAGGAGATA G